A single region of the Ictalurus punctatus breed USDA103 chromosome 17, Coco_2.0, whole genome shotgun sequence genome encodes:
- the LOC108277732 gene encoding uncharacterized protein LOC108277732, translating to MKRLLLLDIILYGILVNNTWAWSVRMPHSVNGLYRSCIVIPCSFSYSSYPPHNAYRIVWYQYVDRGYPLVYDSWNPMEVIDKYRGRTSIYKGSHLDCSLVIDDLSFSHDGDRIYTWIDPENVGRRTFRFFDVTTLIHVKSAADKPIVSISGGYKIGESITVQCTTQHSCPYKPPSLSLTGIDKKPGAEDRLTNNVISSDGTWQIRLKREGIVQSERHTFLCSVRHRGGLSESTTKTHIAQCSIDQARITPDSNTEFLEGLEQDIVCSVTYMCTKNQPHFLWNDGQLHGITSSPTKRGTKYEARSTLKFTAKADDHGRTITCQTNLEGNVQRVQITLRVKKSMGSLDWSITMPSAITGVRGSCVVIPCSYKFKKSQYSGAEVKWYKRSSPKNSVVYDQSTSNIINDFKGKTSLYGSNDKNCSLMIQPLEIQHKEILFPWMDQKSIEEYHLDNVNDITITLDVKDTAEKPQAELLGIAKVGEPVTLSCSVLHTCPPTPPTLSLSISRETPSFTHTPLHNGIWKKTIEITWTVEENDNSVTCTASYAHGQTSKTEISLNPLCPTDQAQITPDSNTEFLEGVEQDIVCSVTYTCTKDRPYIFWSGEQLPGSTFHISKQGTKQKAESTLKFTPKASDNGKTITCQADFKGNVQTVEITLRVQRSMGSLDWSFTMPSTITGIRGSCVVIPCNYEFKNLQHSTTNVKWYKLSTSGYLLVYDQSTNNIINRFNGKTSLFGSSNGKNCSLKIEPLEMQHSQERLFPWMDPNSIQSYHSKNFDHETIALEVTDIAAPPQADLLGIAKVGEPVTLSCSVIHTCPPTPPTLSLSLSNSRGTRDLIHTPLHNGKWKLTMEVTWTVEEYDKFVTCTVSYAGGQTSKTEISLNPLCDFQKPVISPSQDEAMEGIEKSFTCTVNHTCQKEKPNIIWNYQNLPVSVETRNVSPYSWKTVSTLKLKPSRHDHGKTLTCTAQTTERETSDHVTLKVKRGMQSLDWTYTMPSKITGLRGSCLVIPCSFDFKTEQHSNVKVKWYLYSTTEYPLVYGPDNEDVLSKFNGKTRLYGLPSEKNCSLEIKQLDMLHNGDRLYPWIDPKPVQSFHKENYYDKSIELQITEQALKPKLSITGVPRVGEQVTVSCSVLHTCPPNPPSLSVGKALDTDITVHTPVEDGFWETIRVHTFIIKEEEQTVTCKATFHSGQTSEAQINLNAQCTYKDITIDPEVADVVEGVGNNFTCTVFHSCKDQPPVFTWNYKDMPDTVGTKKGPSLTWATYSNALYIASVEDDGKKLTCTATFPGGEITTSIVLQVQRYVPKVVDPFENDTLHVFEAHVAPRISALTGSCVVIPCTFQTGNEFIPRLRGLWYTNKGKYVYHTGQSNVMDNFKGRTKLLGNPDDKNCTLEIDNVQAHDNGPFCFRAEKGNDKYSFNHSCVFIIMKASPDKPVISALPEKMEPGKRFTINCSVNHTCSSYPPNITWNVPAAREVVSHVERSAGKWETTSTITFIPTGYEEVENLICRASFRKGKYEESSTLLSVKRFEGLGMDSIGLYIILPLFTLLLFCIAAGIICRRRIQKKSSDEPTPERRRSIWSQLSRRYNGAASWLNSSMETSSPPRPPKPEKRRSVWSRFSRRGPVTSTDLTVQYKVNNVSAAATSAGYSKPHFPSPKSEPKCYISGGGHLANYDDDYTNTADFKMHRKM from the exons ATGAAAAGGTTGCTGCTACTGGATATAATACTTTATG GCATCCTGGTTAACAACACCTGGGCCTGGTCAGTTCGCATGCCACACAGCGTTAATGGCCTATACAGATCCTGCATTGTTATACCATGTTCATTCTCCTATTCATCCTATCCACCTCATAACGCTTATCGGATAGTGTGGTATCAGTATGTTGATCGTGGATATCCTCTAGTGTATGACAGTTGGAACCCTATGGAAGTGATTGATAAGTACAGAGGAAGAACCAGTATATATAAGGGATCTCACTTGGACTGCAGTCTAGTGATTGATGACCTTAGTTTTTCCCACGATGGAGACAGAATATATACCTGGATAGACCCGGAAAATGTTGGAAGGAGAACTTTCAGATTCTTTGATGTTACTACTCTAATTCATGTTAAGT CAGCTGCAGACAAGCCCATTGTTTCCATTTCTGGGGGTTATAAAATTGGAGAAAGCATTACAGTTCAATGCACAACGCAACACTCCTGTCCTTATAAACCCCCCTCCCTAAGTTTGACTGGGATAGACAAAAAACCTGGAGCAGAAGACAGATTGACAAACAACGTAATTAGTTCTGATGGCACCTGGCAAATCAGACTAAAACGTGAAGGGATTGTTCAGTCTGAAAGACACACATTTCTGTGTTCAGTTAGACACAGGGGTGGGCTCTCTGAATCCACTACAAAAACACATATTGCACAGT GTTCCATTGATCAAGCCAGGATTACTCCTGATTCAAACACAGAGTTTCTGGAGGGTCTGGAACAAGACATCGTTTGCTCTGTTACATACATGTGCACCAAAAACCAACCTCATTTTCTGTGGAATGATGGACAGTTACATGGAATCACATCATCCCCTACAAAACGAGGAACAAAATATGAAGCTAGATCCACATTAAAGTTCACAGCAAAGGCTGATGATCATGGCAGGACCATTACCTGCCAAACAAATTTAGAAGGGAATGTTCAAAGAGTGCAAATTACTTTAAGAGTTAAGA AATCAATGGGCTCACTTGACTGGAGTATCACAATGCCCAGCGCAATCACTGGTGTCCGAGGTTCCTGTGTGGTCATTCCCTGCAGTTACAAATTCAAAAAATCCCAATATAGTGGTGCTGAAGTGAAATGGTATAAACGCTCCTCTCCAAAAAACTCTGTGGTTTATGACCAATCAACATCCAATATCATTAATGATTTCAAAGGAAAGACAAGTTTATATGGATCAAACGACAAAAACTGCAGCTTAATGATCCAGCCGCTTGAGATCCAACATAaggaaatactttttccctggaTGGACCAAAAGTCTATTGAAGAATACCACCTAGACAATGTAAATGATATAACAATTACCCTTGATGTGAAAG ATACTGCTGAGAAACCACAGGCAGAACTTCTTGGCATAGCCAAAGTTGGTGAGCCAGTAACCTTGTCCTGCAGTGTGTTGCACACCTGTCCTCCAACACCCCCAACACTGAGCCTGAGTATTTCACGTGAGACTCcaagttttacacacacacccctacataATGGGATATGGAAGAAAACCATAGAGATTACATGGACAGTTGAGGAAAATGATAATTCTGTTACTTGTACTGCGAGTTATGCACATGGACAGACATCAAAGACTGAAATCAGTCTTAATCCTTTAT GTCCCACTGATCAAGCCCAGATTACTCCTGATTCAAACACAGAGTTTCTTGAGGGTGTGGAACAAGACATTGTTTGCTCTGTTACATACACATGTACTAAAGACCGACCTTACATTTTTTGGAGCGGTGAACAGTTACCTGGCAGCACGTTTCATATATCAAAGCAGGGAACAAAACAGAAAGCTGAATCCACATTAAAGTTCACACCAAAAGCTAGTGATAACGGCAAGACCATTACCTGCCAAGCAGATTTTAAAGGGAATGTTCAAACAGTGGAAATCACTTTAAGGGTTCAAA GGTCAATGGGCTCACTTGACTGGAGTTTCACAATGCCCAGCACAATTACTGGCATCCGAGGTTCCTGTGTGGTCATTCCCTGCAATTATGAATTCAAAAACCTCCAGCATAGCACGACCAACGTAAAATGGTATAAACTCTCCACTTCAGGGTACCTTCTGGTGTATGACCAATCAACAAACAATATCATTAATCGGTTCAATGGAAAGACAAGTTTATTTGGCTCCTCAAATGGCAAAAACTGCAGCTTGAAGATCGAGCCACTTGAAATGCAGCATAGTCAGGAAAGACTATTTCCCTGGATGGACCCAAATTCTATTCAATCATACCACAGCAAAAATTTTGATCATGAAACTATTGCCCTTGAGGTGACAG ATATTGCTGCGCCACCACAAGCAGATCTTCTTGGCATAGCCAAAGTTGGTGAGCCAGTAACCTTGTCCTGCAGTGTGATACACACCTGTCCGCCAACACCCCCAACACTGAGTCTTTCTCTGAGTAATTCTCGTGGCACTCGAGACTTAATTCACACACCCCTTCATAATGGGAAATGGAAGTTAACCATGGAGGTTACCTGGACCGTTGAGGAATATGACAAGTTTGTTACTTGCACCGTGAGTTACGCAGGTGGACAGACATCGAAGACTGAAATCAGTCTTAATCCTTTAT GTGACTTTCAGAAACCTGTAATAAGTCCAAGCCAAGATGAGGCCATGGAAGGAATTGAGAAGAGCTTTACCTGTACTGTGAACCACACTTgtcaaaaagaaaaaccaaacaTAATCTGGAATTACCAAAACCTGCCAGTTTCTGTTGAAACACGTAATGTTTCCCCCTATAGTTGGAAAACAGTTTCCACTTTAAAACTGAAACCATCAAGGCATGACCATGGAAAGACATTAACATGCACAGCTcaaactacagagagagagacttcagATCATGTTactttaaaagtaaaaa GGGGGATGCAATCACTGGACTGGACATATACAATGCCCAGCAAGATCACAGGTCTCCGGGGCTCCTGCCTGGTCATTCCATGCAGCTTTGATTTCAAAACGGAACAACATAGCAATGTTAAGGTGAAATGGTACCTATACTCCACAACAGAGTACCCTTTAGTGTATGGCCCAGATAATGAGGATGTCCTCAGCAAATTCAATGGCAAGACAAGACTGTACGGATTGCCTAGTGAGAAAAATTGCAGTTTGGAAATAAAGCAACTTGATATGCTCCATAATGGGGATAGATTGTATCCCTGGATTGATCCAAAACCAGTTCAGTCATTTCACAAGGAAAATTACTATGACAAATCTATTGAACTCCAAATAACAG AACAAGCCCTTAAACCAAAACTAAGTATTACTGGCGTACCAAGAGTGGGAGAGCAAGTCACAGTGTCCTGTAGTGTCCTGCATACCTGTCCGCCCAATCCTCCAAGTCTGTCTGTGGGGAAAGCACTTGATACTGACATCACTGTACACACTCCAGTAGAGGATGGCTTTTGGGAAACCATCAGGGTTCACACATTTATAATTAAGGAAGAGGAGCAAACTGTTACATGTAAAGCCACATTCCATAGTGGACAGACATCAGAAGCACAAATCAATCTCAATGCTCAGT gtACCTATAAGGATATAACCATTGATCCTGAGGTGGCTGATGTTGTGGAGGGTGTTGGGAATAACTTTACATGCACAGTTTTCCATTCCTGCAAGGATCAGCCTCCAGTTTTCACCTGGAACTACAAAGACATGCCAGACACTGTGGGGACTAAAAAAGGCCCATCATTAACCTGGGCCACCTACTCCAATGCATTATATATAGCTTCAGTGGAGGATGATGGCAAGAAACTGACTTGCACTGCAACATTTCCTGGTGGAGAGATCACAACTTCCATTGTTTTACAGGTTCAAA GATACGTGCCAAAAGTGGTGGATCCATTTGAGAATGACA CTCTCCATGTTTTCGAGGCACATGTCGCGCCTAGGATCAGTGCTTTGACCGGCTCCTGTGTGGTGATACCCTGTACTTTCCAGACTGGTAACGAATTCATTCCGCGCCTTCGAGGTCTGTGGTACACCAATAAGGGAAAATATGTTTACCACACTGGACAATCCAATGTTATGGACAACTTTAAGGGCCGCACAAAGCTTCTGGGGAATCCAGATGACAAGAACTGCACTTTAGAAATTGATAATGTTCAAGCTCATGATAACGGGCCATTCTGTTTCCGTGCGGAAAAAGGCAACGATAAGTACAGCTTCAACCACAGCTGTGTGTTCATCATCATGAAAG CATCTCCAGACAAGCCTGTGATATCGGCTCTTCCTGAGAAGATGGAGCCAGGAAAGCGATTCACAATAAACTGTTCTGTCAATCATACATGTTCCTCATATCCCCCAAATATCACATGGAATGTTCCGGCTGCCAGAGAAGTGGTGAGCCACGTGGAGAGAAGTGCAGGCAAATGGGAAACAACGTCCACAATTACTTTCATCCCAACAGGCTATGAAGAAGTAGAAAATCTCATTTGTCGAGCCTCTTTCAGGAAGGGAAAGTACGAAGAAAGCTCAACCTTACTGAGTGTGAAAC GATTTGAAGGACTGGGTATGGACAGCATAGGACTTTATATAATTCTGCCTTTGTTTACATTATTGCTTTTTTGTATTGCTGCGGGAATCATTTGTAGAAGAAGAATCCAGAA GAAATCTAGTGATGAACCAACACCTGAAAGAAG aaGATCAATTTGGAGCCAACTTTCCAG GAGATACAATGGGGCTGCAAGCTGGCTAAACTCTTCTATGGAAACTAG CTCACCTCCAAGGCCACCAAAACCAGAGAAGAG GCGTAGcgtctggagcaggttttccag AAGAGGTCCAGTGACCAGTACAGATCTGACAGTGCAGTACAA AGTAAACAATGTCAGTGCAGCAGCCACATCTGCAGGATATTCAAAACCCCACTTTCCATCACCAAAGAG TGAACCAAAGTGCTACATATCAGGTGGTGGCCACTTAGCA aattatgatgatgattacacCAACACTGCAGATTTCAAAATGCATCGGAAAATGTAA